One window of Inquilinus sp. KBS0705 genomic DNA carries:
- a CDS encoding DUF3520 domain-containing protein, whose product MRKLLFIIILTAAGLTGFKLNNSRQISGIVTGTDDHLPIVGVSVGIPGTSLGTQTNIKGEYSITIPDGTTTLRFSFIGYQTQIVKVGKKDKLNISLTPSRSALNEVVVMGYGTQRRKEVTGSVSSVMMMAPQRAYDSALQGSVAGLTVGTPGSSAKIAIRGRATIDEGNDESYKGITENGFNTAKNMPISTFSVDVDAASYSNVRRFINNGQLPPADAVRIEEMINYFNYNLSGPVNNDPVAIHTELSSAPWNPKHRLLRIGLKAKTIASDKLPASNLVFLIDVSGSMYSANKLPLVKSSLKMLVDQLRPQDKVAMVVYAGAAGVVLPSTGGDKKETIKNAIDNLEAGGSTAGGAGIKLAYKIAAENLIKKGNNRIILTTDGDFNVGASSDDDMEKLIEKERENGISLSVLGYGMGNYKDSKMETLADKGNGNYAYIDNITEARKTLVSEFGSTLFTVAKDVKLQIEFNPAKVQAYRLLGYENRLLNKEDFNDDKKDAGDMGSGHTVTAFYEIIPAGIKDDYIISVDPLKYQKNDSKPVTSGSPEMMTIKFRYKEPVSSTSQLSQAVVMDTPKDFNSTSADFKFASAVAEVGMLLRDSKFKQKASFAHAIATARAGKGDDTEGYRSEFIRLAESAKLLSKNGAIAKVEDEE is encoded by the coding sequence ATGAGAAAGCTTTTATTCATCATCATTTTAACGGCTGCAGGCTTAACCGGGTTTAAGCTTAACAACAGCCGCCAAATTAGCGGTATAGTAACAGGCACCGACGATCATTTACCAATAGTCGGCGTTAGCGTAGGCATACCGGGCACCAGTTTAGGCACCCAAACTAATATAAAGGGCGAGTACAGCATTACCATACCCGACGGCACAACTACTTTGCGGTTTAGCTTTATAGGCTACCAAACGCAAATAGTTAAGGTGGGCAAAAAAGACAAGCTAAATATTAGCCTGACACCAAGCCGCAGTGCACTTAACGAGGTGGTAGTAATGGGATATGGAACACAACGAAGAAAGGAAGTAACGGGTAGCGTGTCATCAGTTATGATGATGGCGCCTCAGCGTGCATATGACTCAGCACTACAAGGCAGCGTTGCCGGTTTAACTGTTGGCACTCCCGGTTCTTCAGCAAAAATAGCTATCAGGGGGAGGGCTACTATTGATGAGGGAAATGACGAAAGTTATAAAGGCATTACCGAAAATGGTTTTAATACTGCTAAAAACATGCCGATATCTACCTTCTCGGTCGATGTGGATGCAGCATCATATAGCAATGTAAGGCGTTTTATTAATAACGGCCAGCTACCCCCTGCCGATGCCGTACGAATAGAAGAGATGATCAATTACTTTAACTATAATTTATCGGGCCCTGTTAATAACGATCCGGTTGCCATCCATACCGAGCTTTCGTCGGCACCGTGGAACCCTAAGCACCGCCTGTTACGCATAGGGCTTAAAGCAAAAACCATAGCCAGCGATAAGCTACCGGCAAGTAACCTGGTGTTTTTAATAGATGTTTCCGGATCGATGTACAGCGCTAATAAACTGCCGCTGGTAAAATCATCCTTAAAAATGCTGGTAGATCAATTGCGCCCACAGGATAAGGTAGCCATGGTGGTTTATGCTGGTGCCGCAGGTGTAGTGCTGCCATCAACAGGTGGCGATAAAAAAGAGACCATTAAAAATGCTATTGATAATTTAGAGGCCGGCGGCTCTACAGCCGGCGGCGCGGGTATTAAGCTGGCTTATAAAATTGCTGCCGAAAACCTGATTAAAAAAGGTAACAACCGCATTATACTAACCACCGATGGCGACTTTAACGTTGGTGCCAGCAGCGATGATGACATGGAAAAGCTGATTGAAAAAGAGCGCGAAAACGGCATATCGCTATCGGTTTTGGGTTACGGCATGGGCAACTATAAAGATAGTAAGATGGAAACCCTTGCTGATAAAGGTAACGGCAACTATGCATACATTGATAATATTACCGAAGCACGTAAAACGCTGGTAAGCGAATTTGGCAGCACCCTGTTTACAGTGGCAAAGGACGTGAAACTGCAAATTGAGTTTAACCCTGCCAAGGTACAAGCTTACCGCCTGCTGGGTTACGAAAACCGCTTGCTAAATAAAGAAGACTTTAACGACGATAAAAAAGATGCCGGCGATATGGGCAGCGGCCATACGGTTACCGCTTTTTACGAAATAATACCCGCCGGCATAAAAGATGATTATATAATAAGTGTAGATCCGCTAAAATATCAGAAAAACGACAGCAAGCCGGTAACCAGTGGCTCGCCCGAAATGATGACCATTAAATTCAGGTATAAAGAACCGGTATCATCTACGAGCCAACTGAGCCAGGCAGTGGTAATGGATACGCCCAAGGATTTTAACAGCACATCGGCCGATTTTAAATTCGCATCGGCTGTGGCAGAGGTTGGTATGTTGCTGCGCGATTCTAAGTTTAAGCAAAAAGCCAGCTTTGCCCATGCTATTGCCACGGCCCGTGCCGGCAAAGGCGATGATACCGAAGGCTACCGGTCGGAGTTTATCCGCCTGGCCGAAAGCGCCAAACTGTTAAGTAAAAATGGTGCTATTGCTAAAGTAGAGGACGAGGAATAA
- a CDS encoding zinc-dependent peptidase, with the protein MLITFAILIFIFIFFSKSNKKPATKWDTPQLKQLLTQHIDFYSNLSDADKTTFEQRVERFLTDVRIEGVGLVIDDADRIMVAASAVIPIFGFKDWSYRNVTNVLLYPDTFDKDFQFEGNEGEGRSILGMVGSGYMNGQMILSRNALLKGFSKNSGKENTGIHEFVHLLDKADGATDGVPEGFLPNEFIAPWIKMMHHEIHKIEAGRSDIDVYATTNEAEFLAVAAECFFEKPDQFQTKHPQLYDMLSKIFGQNPARE; encoded by the coding sequence ATGCTAATTACTTTTGCTATACTTATCTTCATTTTTATTTTTTTTTCCAAAAGCAATAAAAAGCCCGCAACCAAGTGGGATACACCACAATTGAAGCAGTTGCTTACGCAGCATATTGATTTTTACAGCAACCTGAGTGACGCCGATAAAACCACATTTGAGCAAAGAGTAGAACGGTTTTTGACTGATGTGCGCATAGAAGGGGTGGGACTTGTAATTGATGATGCCGACCGTATTATGGTAGCCGCAAGCGCGGTGATACCCATTTTTGGCTTTAAAGATTGGAGCTATCGCAATGTTACCAATGTGCTTTTATACCCCGATACTTTTGATAAGGATTTTCAGTTTGAGGGTAATGAGGGCGAAGGCCGCAGTATATTAGGTATGGTAGGCAGCGGGTATATGAACGGGCAAATGATATTATCTCGCAACGCGTTGCTAAAAGGTTTTTCTAAAAACTCAGGAAAGGAAAATACCGGTATCCATGAGTTTGTGCACCTATTAGACAAAGCCGACGGTGCTACTGATGGTGTGCCCGAGGGCTTTTTACCTAATGAATTTATTGCACCCTGGATAAAAATGATGCACCACGAAATTCATAAGATAGAAGCCGGGCGATCAGATATTGATGTGTATGCCACAACCAACGAAGCAGAATTTTTGGCCGTAGCAGCCGAATGCTTTTTTGAAAAGCCCGACCAGTTCCAAACCAAACATCCACAGCTTTATGATATGCTGAGTAAGATATTTGGTCAGAACCCGGCCCGGGAGTAA
- a CDS encoding sigma-70 family RNA polymerase sigma factor, whose protein sequence is MSFFRKPNKPEDTADDILVNSYRQNGDLAVLGKLYERYMPLVFGLCLKYLKDEELSRDAVMGIFEELVGKVKQHEIKQFRSWLYVLARNYCLMQLRADKKLPTVELDDFMEFTPVLHPVEDNREAALQALERCIEKLVPAQQQSVRLFYLEERCYKDIADTTGFTMNEVKSYIQNGKRNLKICLEKSSGK, encoded by the coding sequence ATGAGTTTCTTCAGAAAACCAAATAAACCCGAGGACACCGCAGACGATATACTGGTAAATAGCTACCGCCAAAATGGCGACTTAGCTGTGCTGGGAAAACTGTATGAGCGCTATATGCCGCTGGTTTTTGGCCTGTGCCTAAAGTATCTTAAAGATGAAGAGCTTAGCCGCGATGCTGTAATGGGCATTTTTGAAGAACTGGTAGGTAAGGTAAAACAACACGAAATAAAACAATTCAGGAGTTGGTTATATGTATTGGCACGAAATTATTGCCTGATGCAATTAAGGGCCGATAAAAAATTACCGACTGTAGAACTGGACGATTTTATGGAATTCACCCCGGTTTTGCATCCTGTAGAAGATAATAGGGAAGCGGCACTACAGGCGCTGGAGCGATGTATCGAAAAACTGGTACCTGCACAGCAGCAAAGCGTAAGGTTATTTTACCTGGAAGAAAGGTGTTATAAGGATATCGCGGATACCACCGGCTTCACCATGAATGAGGTGAAAAGCTATATACAAAATGGTAAACGCAACCTTAAAATTTGTTTAGAGAAGAGTAGTGGAAAATAA
- a CDS encoding pyruvate dehydrogenase — protein MAEVVKMPKMSDTMTEGVLAKWHKKVGDKVKSGDVLAEIETDKATMDFESYQDGTLLYVGVEEGSAVPVDAVIAVLGKEGEDYKSVLDGAAAAPAKTEEKPAAEEAKPAVAEDKKPAAAPAAKPKVDLSSIPAAVIRMPLLSDTMTEGTIEKWYFKVGDKVKADDALADVATDKATMEVVGYEEGTLLYIGVKEGEAAQVNGIIAIVGKEGTDITPLLQDNGGDEEVAAESGSGSTQTVAPDSTATSNSTVTATATSSTEDDSRVKASPLARKIAKDKGINLNDVKGSAEGGRIIKKDVEGFTPSAKPADAPAAPAQEQAASAAAAIPAKVPVVLPTFTGEEKFTERNVTQMRKAISRRLSESLFTAPHFYVTMSIDMDQAIAARGKMNEVAPVKISFNDFVVKAVAVALKMHPAINSSFLGDKIRTNEHVHIGVAVAVDEGLLVPVIKFADGKSLSHISQEVKEFAGKAKSKKLQPAEMEGSTFTISNLGMFGVDEFTAIINTPNACILAVSGIQAVPVVKNGAVVPGNVMKVTLSCDHRVVDGAMGAAFLQTLKSLLEEPVRLLI, from the coding sequence ATGGCTGAAGTAGTTAAAATGCCCAAAATGAGCGATACCATGACCGAAGGGGTATTGGCAAAATGGCATAAAAAAGTTGGCGACAAGGTAAAATCGGGCGATGTATTGGCCGAGATTGAAACTGATAAAGCCACTATGGATTTTGAATCGTACCAGGACGGTACCTTACTATACGTAGGTGTAGAAGAAGGTAGCGCCGTACCTGTTGATGCTGTTATAGCTGTTTTGGGTAAAGAGGGTGAAGATTACAAATCTGTTTTAGACGGTGCCGCTGCAGCTCCTGCAAAAACCGAAGAAAAGCCGGCAGCTGAAGAAGCTAAGCCTGCAGTTGCTGAAGATAAAAAACCCGCTGCTGCACCTGCTGCAAAACCTAAAGTTGATCTATCGAGCATACCGGCTGCGGTTATACGCATGCCGTTGTTAAGCGATACCATGACCGAGGGTACTATTGAAAAATGGTACTTTAAAGTTGGTGATAAAGTTAAAGCCGATGATGCTTTAGCCGATGTAGCAACCGATAAAGCTACTATGGAAGTAGTAGGCTACGAAGAAGGCACCCTGTTATACATTGGTGTTAAAGAAGGCGAAGCTGCACAAGTAAATGGTATTATTGCCATTGTAGGTAAAGAAGGTACCGATATAACCCCGTTATTGCAAGATAATGGAGGTGATGAGGAAGTAGCAGCAGAGAGTGGCAGTGGCAGTACTCAAACTGTAGCGCCTGACTCGACTGCAACATCCAACTCGACTGTTACTGCAACTGCTACATCTTCAACAGAAGACGATAGCCGTGTTAAGGCATCACCTTTGGCACGTAAGATTGCTAAAGACAAAGGCATAAACCTTAATGATGTAAAAGGATCTGCCGAAGGCGGCCGAATTATTAAAAAGGATGTTGAAGGGTTTACACCTTCGGCTAAGCCTGCTGACGCACCTGCAGCTCCTGCTCAGGAACAAGCAGCAAGCGCCGCTGCTGCCATACCTGCAAAAGTACCTGTTGTATTGCCAACCTTTACAGGCGAAGAGAAATTTACCGAGCGCAATGTTACGCAAATGCGTAAAGCCATCAGCCGCCGTTTATCCGAAAGCTTATTTACCGCACCGCACTTCTATGTGACCATGTCTATAGATATGGACCAGGCGATTGCTGCACGTGGTAAAATGAATGAGGTAGCACCGGTTAAGATATCATTTAACGATTTTGTGGTTAAAGCTGTAGCAGTTGCCCTAAAAATGCACCCTGCCATTAACTCATCTTTCCTGGGCGATAAGATACGCACCAACGAGCATGTACATATTGGTGTAGCTGTAGCAGTTGACGAAGGTTTGCTGGTACCTGTTATTAAATTTGCCGATGGAAAATCGTTAAGCCATATCTCGCAAGAGGTTAAGGAGTTTGCCGGTAAAGCAAAATCAAAAAAATTACAACCCGCCGAAATGGAAGGCTCAACCTTTACCATATCTAACTTAGGTATGTTTGGTGTAGATGAATTTACCGCAATTATTAACACACCAAATGCCTGTATATTGGCAGTAAGCGGTATACAAGCCGTGCCGGTTGTTAAAAATGGAGCCGTAGTGCCGGGCAACGTAATGAAGGTTACCCTAAGCTGCGACCACCGCGTGGTTGATGGCGCAATGGGTGCAGCATTTTTGCAAACACTAAAATCGTTACTGGAAGAGCCGGTAAGATTACTGATATAA